A window of Adhaeribacter arboris genomic DNA:
AAGAAGTAGGAGCCGGTTTTATTACACTAGTACTAAAAGCAACAGTATTCATGGAGAGCAGAAATACTAAGGTTGTAAAAACCAGTAAGGCGGAAAAGTGATCTGATATATGAAAGTTGTTAAAGTTTTTCGGTGTTCTCATATTTTATTTGAATAAGGGATAGAATGAAGTAGGTATCAATTAAAAATTCCAGGCCAAGGGAAAACTGTTTTACCAGTAAGGAAGAGTGTAGGATTAGGTCGCAGCTTCGCTGTTGTATGACAGCGCCTAACCGTTCATAAAGGAGATGTAAAATACTGATTCTTAACCAGAAATCAGTGCTAATTTTAAAAGGAGTAGCTAAGATCATTTTCGTTGTTATTGAATTACAATGGAGTATAGAATTTATCATACTTCAAAAGTTGATTGCAACTGAAGGAAAAGGTTAACCAGAAGTATTGTCTTTTATTTTTAACCATTTACCAGTAAGCCGCACTGCTGAGCTTACCTCTTCACAAACCCGAATAGATTGGCTAAAAATTAAAAAGCACAAACCCGGTAGTTCGGCCGAACTACCGGGTTTGTGCTTTTTATAATTCTGTATAACGCGTTTAAGTATTTCCTAGCAATTATTCTGTAAGGGGGTTGCCCAGTGAATATAACCGGTTTGGATCGGGGCAGATTTAGTGCCTAAAGAAAACTGGAGCGGCAGGGTATATTGCACGTTTACTGGTTTACCATTTTGTTTGCCGGGAGTCCAGTTGGGCATTAATTTAATTACCCGAAGCGCCTCAGCGTTTGTTTCAGCCGTTAAGCCTTTTAAAATATGAACATCTTTAATAGCACCCTCATCCGTTACTACAAACTGAACCACAACCGTTCCTTCTACCTTTGCTTTATGAGCAGCTTCGGGATACTTCATATTTTTACCCAGAAAGGAATACATTTTTTCTAAACCACCCGGGAATTGGGGCACTACTTCTACTTGCGTAAAAACAGGTTTGTTTAGGTTATTTTGCTCTTGAGGATTATCTCCAGCTTGTATGAATCGCGCAAAAGAAAAACGAATGGGAAAAGTATATCTTACATTTAATGGTTTACCATCTTGTGTACCAGGTTCCCAATCGGGCATTAAAGAAATAACTCGTTTCGCCTCCGCATCCGCATCCGGATTTAAACTTTGCACAATAGCTACATCGGTAATTTTACCTGTTTTTGTAACTACAAATCGAGCGATAACCATACCTTGTAGACCAGCATTCTTGGCACCTTCAGGGTATTTTATGGTTTGACCTAAAAAAGCAAACATCTTTTCCGTGCCACCCGGGAAACTTGGGGGTTGTTCCACAAAAGTGAATATTTCGTCATTATCAATGCTTAATGTATTCGTTTTACTATTATTACTCTCTTCAGAAGATTGGTTTGAAGGTTTTTCCGGTTCGACACAAGAAAGTACGAACAATAAAATTCCTAAGACGGGTAAAGCAGCTAATGGCTTCCATTTACTCGGTCGGCGATGGGTTTGTTGAATCATTTTCATGCGTTTTAAAGTGAGTGACTTATTAAAGTAATTACCAAAAGAAAACTCCAGGCGGTGCAGCACTTGTTTTGCTAGTAAGCTGGCGTATGTGTCGGGTTCAGTAGTGCGCAACACCGCCGAATCGGCAATAAATTCGTGGGTACTAACTAAAGCTCGCTGGAAAAGATAAAGCAGAGGGTTAAACCAGAAAATAATCCGCAGAAGTTCCAGATAAAGAATATCCAGGCTGTGTTTTTGCCGGATATGAACGGATTCATGCAGCAATATCCGTTCTTTTTCCGTGTCGCTGAGTACTTGACTATTATCCCAAAAAATCCGGCTCCCGAATGAAAAAGTAGGTTGCGTGCCTTGGGTTTTATGTACCGGTATGTTTTGGTAATAGAAAAAGTCGGCTCGCGTTTTTAAAGCAAATCGGTACAAAAAATAAAGCTGCCGGACCAATCGTAAACTGAAAATAACAATACCAGCTGCGTACAGTAATAGTAATCCGGTTTGCCAATGAAATACAGAATTGCTGGCAATAGGGGAGGCGGTAGCGGTTACTGTAATAGGTGCTAGTTGCTCCGATACAAAAATGGTGAGTGGTTCGGGTTGTTGTAAAAAAGGCAGTTCTATGAAAGGAATGATAAACGACAGCAGGGGAGTGAGCAATAAATAAAACCGGTTGTACGGAAAACAATTTTCCCTTTTCAGGAGCAGGAAATACAAGAGATAAAATACGAGCAGGCAAATGCCCGATTCCAGCAGGTAAAAAAATATTCTATTCATCTGGCGAATCGTTTAAGTCTTTGCGCACGTGCTTCAGCATTTCTTCCAGCTCCCGGATATCCATGTTTTTCTCTTTAGCAAAAAACGAAACCAGTTTTTCGAAGGAACCCCCAAAATAACCACTCACTAGGTTCTTTAAATTATAGCTGCTGTATTGCTCTTTCGAAACCAGCGGATAATACTCGTGCGTTTTTCCGTAAGCGATATATCCGACAAACCCTTTCTTCTCCAGCAGGCGCACGATGGTAGAAACCGTGTTATAAGCCGGTTTGGGCTCCGGTAATTTTTCGAGGAAGTCTTTTACAAATCCTTTTTTAAGCTCCCAGATAATCTGCATTACCTGTTCTTCGGCTTTGGTTAATTCTTTCATAAAAATATTTAGAATGATGGTCGTTGAATTTAGATACTATAAGAGGCATTATTTACTTGGATAAACGTATAACTAAAACTTTAGTTATACAACTAAATTAATAGTTTTATTTTTGTTCCTGTTTTGTTATATCATAACTTATTGTTTTTTAAATATTTATATAATATGTAAAAATTTATTTGGATAGATAGACCGAAAATATGGGGCAATTTTTTTTACTTCAGCCAATAAACACTTCTTGCTATTTTAATTTTATGGGATTGAAACTCGCCCTTTTCTTTGGCTCCACCTTACTAGTTACTTGGAGCAGTTCGGCTCAAACTTTACCTGATTCAGTTTTTATCCGGAAAATCTACGACGAAGCTTTAACGAGCGGACAGAGTTATAAAAATCTGGATTACCTAAGTAATAAAATTGGCGGTCGGTTAAGTGGCTCCCCGGAAGCGGAAAAAGCGGTTCAGTGGACGAAGCAATTAATGGAAAGCTACCATTTTGATAAAGTTTATTTGCAGGAAGTACTAGTGCCGCATTGGGTCCGGGGCGCCAAAGAAAAAGCCAGTATCCAATCGGGCAAAACTAAAACCGAAGTTCCTATCTGCGCTTTAGGTGGTTCGGTAGGTACCGGTAAACAAGCCTTAACGGCCAATATACTGGAAGTAAAAACTTTCGATGAATTAAAAAGCTTAGGTCGGGAGAAGGTACAAGGTAAAATCGTATTCTTCAATCGGCCCATGGATCCGCGGCAAGTTTCTACTTTTGTGGCCTACAGCGGAGCCGGTGACCAGCGGCGGCAAGGAGCCTCCGAAGCCGCTAAATTAGGCGCAATTGGGATAGTCGTGCGGTCTTTGAACTTATTCCAGGACGATCTGCCGCATACCGGTTCTTTGCGGTACGACGAAACAGTTAACAAGATACCCGCCGCCGCTATTAGCACCAACGGGGCTGATAAATTGAGCCAAATGCTAAAAGCCGATCCGAATGTAAAATTTTCCTATGAAATGCATTGCGAAACTTTACCCGATGTAAAATCTTACAATGTTATCGGGGAGTTACGCGGTAGTGAAACGCCCAATGAAATTATTGCGGTAGGAGGCCATTTAGATTCCTGGGATTTAGCGGATGGTTCCCATGATGATGGTACCGGCTGCATGCAATCCATAGAAGTGCTGCGGTTATTTAAAACGTTAAATTATCGTCCTAAACGTACTATTCGGGCGGTATTATTCATGAACGAAGAAAATGGCGCTCGGGGCGGACGTAAATACGCCGAACTAGCTAAATCAAACCACGAAAATCATGTAGCCGCGATTGAATCCGATGCCGGTGGATTTACCCCACGCGGGTTCGGTATAGAAGCTGATTTAACCAAAATAAAAGTTATCCAGAAATGGAAGCCCTTACTTGCGCCGTACGGCCTGCACGATATTGGCCCCGGGCATTCTGGTACCGACATTGAACCGTTGGGGGAAGTAGACAAAAATGCAGCTCTTATCGGCTTCACTCCCGATTCTCAACGTTATTTTCAGTACCATCATGCCTCCAACGACACCTTTGATAAAGTAAACAAACGGGAACTGGAATTAGGCGGAGCCTCCATGGCGGCTCTCGTTTATTTGCTGGATAAATATGGTTTAGATGTTAGTAAATAATTTATGCTGGCATAATTGGTTTCAAATCTTGTTTTACTAGTAATTAAGCTGTTTAATTAGATAGAGCTTTTTCTTGCTGGTGGTAACCTAAATGAGGTTATAATTTCTTAAGCTATATTAGTTTAAAGCAGAAAGCAGTAACTATCCTCAACTGACACCAGTTTGGCTATGGAGGTTCTTTTAGCGTTCCGGTGCTGCGAAGCACCAGGGTGTAAGGGAGTGAGCCAAGGTTCGCTAAACAGTCCGAGAGAGCCAAACGAGGCCCGCCGGCCATGAGGCAAACAAGGGCTGTTGAACCGCATCAGCACTGTTCATTGGAAACTGGAAAGGCTCTAAGTAAAGAAAAAAAAATACACTCTACTACCTTAAGCGCAAGAGGAGAGTCGGAGTAAACAGTAATTCTATTAATAATTGCAATAAAAATAGAAAACAACCTTTTAAAACAAAAATGGCAGCTTTCATTAAGCTGCCATTTTTGCTTATAAGAGAAACAAACAGCTTACGCTTTTGCTTCTTGCTCTTTTTTATTCAGAATATCGGTTTGTATGTTAATAGAATATTGGTGGATGCTTTGCAGAACAGATTTCATAAATTGCTCATCCAAGCCGTTTTTACGGGCATGTTCCAACCGATCCGCAATAATTTGGTCCCAGCGTTTTACCTGATAAATGGTCATGTTGTGCGCTTTTTTGTACTCGCCAATTTTGCGGGATAAACGAGCCCGGCGGGCAAATACTTCTACCATTTCGTCGTCTAATTCGTCAATTTGCTTCCGCATTTCTTCCAGTAGGTGGTGATCCTCTTCGGCTAATTCTTCGCCTTCCGGTTTCCGGAAACGAATGCCGGCTAACATTTTACCTAAATTTTCGGGGGTTACCTGCTGGGCGGCATCGCTTAACGCTACTGATGGATCGATGTGCGTTTCGATCATTAAACCGTCCATGGCTAAGTCCATCGCTTTTTGCGCCACCGGCAGTAACAACTCGCGGTTACCGGCAATGTGGCTCGGGTCGCAAATCAACGGAATTTCGGGTAATAAACGCTTGAACTCAATGGCGCTGTTCCATTTTGGTAAGTTGCGGTAAGGCGCGTTATCGAAAGTAGAGAAGCCGCGGTGAATGGCGCCAATCTGGCGCAAACCCGCCTGGTTTAAACGCTCAATGGCACCAATCCACAACT
This region includes:
- a CDS encoding M56 family metallopeptidase; the encoded protein is MNRIFFYLLESGICLLVFYLLYFLLLKRENCFPYNRFYLLLTPLLSFIIPFIELPFLQQPEPLTIFVSEQLAPITVTATASPIASNSVFHWQTGLLLLYAAGIVIFSLRLVRQLYFLYRFALKTRADFFYYQNIPVHKTQGTQPTFSFGSRIFWDNSQVLSDTEKERILLHESVHIRQKHSLDILYLELLRIIFWFNPLLYLFQRALVSTHEFIADSAVLRTTEPDTYASLLAKQVLHRLEFSFGNYFNKSLTLKRMKMIQQTHRRPSKWKPLAALPVLGILLFVLSCVEPEKPSNQSSEESNNSKTNTLSIDNDEIFTFVEQPPSFPGGTEKMFAFLGQTIKYPEGAKNAGLQGMVIARFVVTKTGKITDVAIVQSLNPDADAEAKRVISLMPDWEPGTQDGKPLNVRYTFPIRFSFARFIQAGDNPQEQNNLNKPVFTQVEVVPQFPGGLEKMYSFLGKNMKYPEAAHKAKVEGTVVVQFVVTDEGAIKDVHILKGLTAETNAEALRVIKLMPNWTPGKQNGKPVNVQYTLPLQFSLGTKSAPIQTGYIHWATPLQNNC
- a CDS encoding BlaI/MecI/CopY family transcriptional regulator is translated as MKELTKAEEQVMQIIWELKKGFVKDFLEKLPEPKPAYNTVSTIVRLLEKKGFVGYIAYGKTHEYYPLVSKEQYSSYNLKNLVSGYFGGSFEKLVSFFAKEKNMDIRELEEMLKHVRKDLNDSPDE
- a CDS encoding M20/M25/M40 family metallo-hydrolase; this encodes MGLKLALFFGSTLLVTWSSSAQTLPDSVFIRKIYDEALTSGQSYKNLDYLSNKIGGRLSGSPEAEKAVQWTKQLMESYHFDKVYLQEVLVPHWVRGAKEKASIQSGKTKTEVPICALGGSVGTGKQALTANILEVKTFDELKSLGREKVQGKIVFFNRPMDPRQVSTFVAYSGAGDQRRQGASEAAKLGAIGIVVRSLNLFQDDLPHTGSLRYDETVNKIPAAAISTNGADKLSQMLKADPNVKFSYEMHCETLPDVKSYNVIGELRGSETPNEIIAVGGHLDSWDLADGSHDDGTGCMQSIEVLRLFKTLNYRPKRTIRAVLFMNEENGARGGRKYAELAKSNHENHVAAIESDAGGFTPRGFGIEADLTKIKVIQKWKPLLAPYGLHDIGPGHSGTDIEPLGEVDKNAALIGFTPDSQRYFQYHHASNDTFDKVNKRELELGGASMAALVYLLDKYGLDVSK
- a CDS encoding chorismate mutase — encoded protein: MSPKPQIDVLAESALINADGSPLIIAGPCSAESEEQVMATANGIKAIPGVNIYRAGIWKPRTRPNSFEGVGVPGLKWLKRVKAETGLRVAVEVANAMHVYESLKAGIDVMWIGARTTVNPFTVQEIADALRGTDIPVLVKNPVNPDLQLWIGAIERLNQAGLRQIGAIHRGFSTFDNAPYRNLPKWNSAIEFKRLLPEIPLICDPSHIAGNRELLLPVAQKAMDLAMDGLMIETHIDPSVALSDAAQQVTPENLGKMLAGIRFRKPEGEELAEEDHHLLEEMRKQIDELDDEMVEVFARRARLSRKIGEYKKAHNMTIYQVKRWDQIIADRLEHARKNGLDEQFMKSVLQSIHQYSINIQTDILNKKEQEAKA